In Panicum virgatum strain AP13 chromosome 4N, P.virgatum_v5, whole genome shotgun sequence, a single window of DNA contains:
- the LOC120670465 gene encoding T-complex protein 1 subunit epsilon-like isoform X2: MALAFDEFGRPFIILREQEKKTRLRGLDAQKANIAAGKAVARILRTSLGPKGMDKMLQSPDGDVTITNDGATILEQMDVDNQIAKLMVELSCSQDYEIGDGTTGVVVMAGALLEQAEKLLERGIHPLRVAEGYEMASRIAFDHLERISQKFEFSADNIEPLVQTCMTTLSSKIVNRCKRALAEIAVKAVLAVADLERKDVNLDLIKVEGKVGGKLEDTELIYGIVVDKDMSHPQMPKRIEDAKIAILTCPFEPPKPKTKHKVDIDTVQKFQTLRDQEQKYFDEMVQKCKDVGATLVICQWGFDDEANHLLMHRNLPAVRWVGGVELELIAIATGGRIVPRFQELSPEKLGKAGLVREKSFGTTKDRMLYIEQCANSRAVTIFIRGGNKMMIEETKRSLHDALCVARNLIRNNSIVYGGGSVEISCSIAVETAADRHPGVEQYAIRSFADALEAVPLALAENSGLPPIDTLTAVKAQQVKESNPHCGIDCNDVGMNDMKEQNVFETLIGKQQQILLATQVVKMILKIDDVISPSEY; encoded by the exons atggcgctcgCCTTCGACGAGTTCGGGCGGCCCTTCATCATCCTCAGGGAGCAGGAGAAGAAGACGCGCCTGCGCGGGCTCGACGCGCAGAAGGCCAACATCGCCGCGGGCAAGGCCGTCGCGCGGATCCTCCGCACCTCGCTCGGGCCCAAGGGCATGGACAAGATGCTCCAGTCCCCCGACGGCGACGTCACCATCA CAAATGATGGCGCCACGATCCTGGAGCAGATGGATGTTGACAACCAGATTGCGAAACTGATGGTGGAGCTGTCCTGCAGTCAAGACTATGAAATCGGGGATGGTACCACTGGGGTGGTGGTCATGGCAGGGGCTCTCCTAGAGCAGGCTGAGAAACTTCTGGAACGTGGCATTCACCCATTAAGGGTTGCTGAAGGTTATGAGATGGCATCAAGGATAGCTTTTGATCACCTTGAGCGTATCTCCCAAAAGTTTGAGTTCAGTGCGGACAATATAGAACCCCTGGTTCAGACCTGCATGACGACACTGTCATCAAAGAT TGTAAACCGCTGCAAGCGGGCACTGGCAGAGATTGCCGTCAAAGCTGTCCTTGCAGTTGCTGATTTGGAGAGGAAGGATGTTAACTTGGATTTAATTAAAGTAGAAGGCAAGGTTGGTGGAAAGCTGGAGGACACGGAGCTCATATATGGAATTGTTGTCGACAAAGATATGAGTCACCCGCAAATGCCAAAGAGAATTGAGGATGCTAAGATAGCTATCCTGACTTGCCCATTTGAGCCTCCGAAGCCTAAGACAAAGCATAAGGTTGACATTGACACTGTACAGAAATTCCAGACCCTGCGCGATCAAGAGCAGAAGTACTTCGATGAAATGGTTCAAAAGTGTAAG GATGTTGGTGCGACCCTTGTTATATGTCAATGGGGTTTTGACGATGAAGCCAATCATCTTTTGATGCACAGAAATCTGCCAGCTGTCAGATGGGTTGGTGGTGTTGAATTAGAATTGATTGCCATTGCTACAG GAGGCCGGATTGTTCCGAGATTCCAAGAACTGAGTCCTGAAAAGCTCGGGAAG GCTGGATTAGTCAGAGAGAAGTCATTTGGAACAACCAAGGACCGGATGCTTTACATTGAGCAGTGTGCCAATTCCAGAGCTGTAACTATTTTCATTCGTGGTG GAAACAAAATGATGATTGAGGAGACCAAGCGCAGTCTTCATGATGCTCTTTGTGTGGCAAGGAATCTAATCCGCAATAACTCAATCGTGTATGGTGGAGGCTCAGTGGAGATATCTTGCTCGATTGCTGTTGaaactgctgctgatcgacaCCCTGGAGTTGAGCAG TATGCTATCAGATCATTTGCTGATGCATTAGAGGCTGTTCCACTAGCCTTAGCAGAAAATAGTGGTCTGCCGCCCATTGATACGTTAACTGCTGTGAAAGCACAACAAGTTAAG GAGAGCAACCCCCACTGCGGCATAGACTGCAATGATGTTGGCATGAATGACATGAAGGAGCAGAATGTCTTTGAGACTCTGATTggcaagcagcagcagatcTTGCTTGCCACGCAGGTGGTGAAGATGATTCTCAAGATCGACGACGTGATCTCGCCATCCGAGTACTGA
- the LOC120670465 gene encoding T-complex protein 1 subunit epsilon-like isoform X1 — protein sequence MALAFDEFGRPFIILREQEKKTRLRGLDAQKANIAAGKAVARILRTSLGPKGMDKMLQSPDGDVTITNDGATILEQMDVDNQIAKLMVELSCSQDYEIGDGTTGVVVMAGALLEQAEKLLERGIHPLRVAEGYEMASRIAFDHLERISQKFEFSADNIEPLVQTCMTTLSSKIVNRCKRALAEIAVKAVLAVADLERKDVNLDLIKVEGKVGGKLEDTELIYGIVVDKDMSHPQMPKRIEDAKIAILTCPFEPPKPKTKHKVDIDTVQKFQTLRDQEQKYFDEMVQKCKDVGATLVICQWGFDDEANHLLMHRNLPAVRWVGGVELELIAIATGGRIVPRFQELSPEKLGKAGLVREKSFGTTKDRMLYIEQCANSRAVTIFIRGGNKMMIEETKRSLHDALCVARNLIRNNSIVYGGGSVEISCSIAVETAADRHPGVEQVFVDFGACSCKNYAIPSDCFFVVQYAIRSFADALEAVPLALAENSGLPPIDTLTAVKAQQVKESNPHCGIDCNDVGMNDMKEQNVFETLIGKQQQILLATQVVKMILKIDDVISPSEY from the exons atggcgctcgCCTTCGACGAGTTCGGGCGGCCCTTCATCATCCTCAGGGAGCAGGAGAAGAAGACGCGCCTGCGCGGGCTCGACGCGCAGAAGGCCAACATCGCCGCGGGCAAGGCCGTCGCGCGGATCCTCCGCACCTCGCTCGGGCCCAAGGGCATGGACAAGATGCTCCAGTCCCCCGACGGCGACGTCACCATCA CAAATGATGGCGCCACGATCCTGGAGCAGATGGATGTTGACAACCAGATTGCGAAACTGATGGTGGAGCTGTCCTGCAGTCAAGACTATGAAATCGGGGATGGTACCACTGGGGTGGTGGTCATGGCAGGGGCTCTCCTAGAGCAGGCTGAGAAACTTCTGGAACGTGGCATTCACCCATTAAGGGTTGCTGAAGGTTATGAGATGGCATCAAGGATAGCTTTTGATCACCTTGAGCGTATCTCCCAAAAGTTTGAGTTCAGTGCGGACAATATAGAACCCCTGGTTCAGACCTGCATGACGACACTGTCATCAAAGAT TGTAAACCGCTGCAAGCGGGCACTGGCAGAGATTGCCGTCAAAGCTGTCCTTGCAGTTGCTGATTTGGAGAGGAAGGATGTTAACTTGGATTTAATTAAAGTAGAAGGCAAGGTTGGTGGAAAGCTGGAGGACACGGAGCTCATATATGGAATTGTTGTCGACAAAGATATGAGTCACCCGCAAATGCCAAAGAGAATTGAGGATGCTAAGATAGCTATCCTGACTTGCCCATTTGAGCCTCCGAAGCCTAAGACAAAGCATAAGGTTGACATTGACACTGTACAGAAATTCCAGACCCTGCGCGATCAAGAGCAGAAGTACTTCGATGAAATGGTTCAAAAGTGTAAG GATGTTGGTGCGACCCTTGTTATATGTCAATGGGGTTTTGACGATGAAGCCAATCATCTTTTGATGCACAGAAATCTGCCAGCTGTCAGATGGGTTGGTGGTGTTGAATTAGAATTGATTGCCATTGCTACAG GAGGCCGGATTGTTCCGAGATTCCAAGAACTGAGTCCTGAAAAGCTCGGGAAG GCTGGATTAGTCAGAGAGAAGTCATTTGGAACAACCAAGGACCGGATGCTTTACATTGAGCAGTGTGCCAATTCCAGAGCTGTAACTATTTTCATTCGTGGTG GAAACAAAATGATGATTGAGGAGACCAAGCGCAGTCTTCATGATGCTCTTTGTGTGGCAAGGAATCTAATCCGCAATAACTCAATCGTGTATGGTGGAGGCTCAGTGGAGATATCTTGCTCGATTGCTGTTGaaactgctgctgatcgacaCCCTGGAGTTGAGCAGGTGTTTGTCGACTTTGGAGCTTGTAGTTGCAAAAATTATGCAATTCCTTCTGACTGTTTCTTTGTTGTGCAGTATGCTATCAGATCATTTGCTGATGCATTAGAGGCTGTTCCACTAGCCTTAGCAGAAAATAGTGGTCTGCCGCCCATTGATACGTTAACTGCTGTGAAAGCACAACAAGTTAAG GAGAGCAACCCCCACTGCGGCATAGACTGCAATGATGTTGGCATGAATGACATGAAGGAGCAGAATGTCTTTGAGACTCTGATTggcaagcagcagcagatcTTGCTTGCCACGCAGGTGGTGAAGATGATTCTCAAGATCGACGACGTGATCTCGCCATCCGAGTACTGA